From the genome of Anoplopoma fimbria isolate UVic2021 breed Golden Eagle Sablefish chromosome 1, Afim_UVic_2022, whole genome shotgun sequence, one region includes:
- the LOC129096367 gene encoding olfactory receptor 10J4-like, translating into MMINSTQVSHFTFGAYFDLGLFKYLFFMIIMCFYVVIVCTNLLLIVVICMNRSLHEPMYLFLCSLFVNELFGSTGLFPFLLVQILSDVHTVSVPFCFLQIFCLYTYTNVQFYNLAIMSYDRYLAICYPLQYNTRMAFKKVTMLIALTWLFTLLNVVVMISLTASLQLCGKIIERVLCDNYSVVKLACYDTTVNNIYGLMYTFIVLFGLATVIFYSYMRILRVCFSGSKQTRQKAVSTCTPHLASLLNFSFGCFFEIVQSRLNLNRVPIMLRIFLSLYFLTCQPLFNPLMYGLNLTKIRIICKSLVFGKM; encoded by the coding sequence ATGATGATAAACTCCACACAGgtttcacatttcacttttgGAGCCTACTTTGATCTTGGGCtgtttaaatacttatttttcatgattattatgtgtttttatgttgtaatTGTTTGCACCAATCTTTTGCTCATTGTGGTTATCTGTATGAACAGAAGCTTACATGAACCTATGtacctttttctgtgcagcctgtTTGTAAATGAACTGTTTGGTAGTACAGGGTTGTTTCCATTCCTTCTGGTTCAGATCCTCTCTGACGTTCACACTGTTTCTGTGCCCTTTTGTTTCCTGCAGATTTTCTGTTTGTACACTTATACAAACGTACAGTTTTATAATTTGGCCATCATGTCTTATGACAGATATCTTGCAATATGTTATCCTCTACAATATAACACACGTATGGCATTTAAAAAGGTTACCATGCTTATTGCTTTAACGTGGTTATTCACTCTTCTTAATGTTGTAGTAATGATATCTTTGACTGCATCTTTACAGCTGTGTGGGAAAATAATTGAAAGAGTGCTCTGTGACAACTACTCTGTTGTGAAACTGGCCTGCTATGACACAACGGTCAACAACATCTATGGACTGATGTACactttcattgtattatttGGTCTTGCAACAGTAATCTTTTACTCTTACATGAGGATTCTTAGAGTGTGTTTCTCTGGCTCTAAACAGACCAGACAGAAAGCTGTCAGTACCTGCACACCTCATCTCGCTTCCCTCCTGAACTTCTCCTTTGGGTGTTTCTTTGAAATAGTGCAGAGCAGGCTTAATTTGAACAGAGTTCCCATTATGTTACGCATCTTTTTATCTTTATACTTTCTCACTTGTCAACCGCTCTTCAACCCTTTAATGTACGGACTGAATTTGACCAAAATCCGCATCATATGTAAAAGTCTGGTCTTTGGTAAAATGTAA